One segment of Phragmites australis chromosome 13, lpPhrAust1.1, whole genome shotgun sequence DNA contains the following:
- the LOC133887832 gene encoding UPF0481 protein At3g47200-like, which produces MVAVFNKDVLSWYLITLKLREAVDANLQKSSPPPQWQPRDLPLVPANGALLPPFPRQEQDRPGATVARSRAQSPAHSPKPQDSEWVITIRGKLAQARGEEAACPWARLSVYRVPKCLRDGDERAYTPQVVSIGPLHHGRRRLREMERHKWRSLHHALKRTGHDVTAYLGAVQPLEERVRACYEGRAAGMASNELAECLVLDGTFVLELFRGALDGGKGFVDDLGYSRHDPIFAMRGAMHAVRNDMILLENQIPLFVLDLLLGLQLGNPEQTGAVASLAVRFFDPLMPIDAPLLRKDRSKLESSVSADAAASFDPLSVPMLHCLDVFRRSLLRAGLQPMPPPPARLWLKKWSGLRRVADKRRQQFVHCVSELREAGIRCRCLNTDRFWDIKFENGVLKIPRILIHDGTKMLFLNLIAFEQCCMDITTPGGNNITSYAIFMDNLINSAEDVKYLHDRGIIEHWLGSDAEVADLFNRLCNEVVFDINDSYLSGLSDQVNRYYDYKWNTWVASLQHNYFSNPWAIVSVVAGVFLLLLTMTQTFYSAYSYYRPIH; this is translated from the coding sequence ATGGTCGCCGTGTTCAACAAGGACGTCTTGAGCTGGTACCTCATCACCCTCAAGCTCAGGGAGGCCGTCGACGCCAACCTCCAGAagtcctctccgccgccgcagtGGCAGCCGCGGGACCTGCCGCTGGTGCCCGCGAACGGCGCGTTGTTGCCACCGTTCCCGCGCCAGGAGCAGGACCGGCCGGGCGCAACTGTCGCCCGGTCCCGGGCGCAGTCCCCGGCGCACAGCCCTAAGCCGCAGGACTCGGAATGGGTGATCACCATCCGCGGGAAGCTGGCGCAGGCgcgcggcgaggaggcggcgtgCCCGTGGGCGCGCCTGTCCGTGTACCGCGTCCCCAAGTGcctccgcgacggcgacgagcgCGCATACACGCCGCAGGTGGTGTCCATCGGCCCGCTCCACCACGGCAGGCGCCGGCTGCGGGAGATGGAACGCCACAAGTGGCGCTCGCTGCACCACGCCCTCAAGCGCACGGGGCACGACGTCACCGCGTACCTCGGCGCCGTGCAGCCGCTGGAGGAGCGGGTGCGCGCCTGCTACGAGGGCCGCGCCGCCGGGATGGCCAGCAATGAGCTTGCTGAGTGCCTGGTGCTGGACGGGACCTTCGTGCTGGAGCTGTTCCGTGGCGCGCTGGACGGCGGGAAGGGGTTCGTCGACGACCTGGGCTACTCGCGGCACGACCCCATCTTCGCCATGCGCGGCGCGATGCACGCTGTGCGCAACGACATGATCCTGCTCGAGAACCAGATACCGCTGTTCGTGctcgacctcctgctggggCTCCAGCTGGGCAACCCGGAGCAGACCGGCGCCGTCGCCAGCCTCGCCGTGCGGTTCTTCGACCCGCTCATGCCGATCGACGCACCGCTGCTCCGGAAGGACAGGTCCAAGCTGGAGTCCTCCGTCAGCGCCGACGCTGCGGCGTCGTTCGATCCGCTGTCCGTCCCGATGCTCCACTGCCTCGACGTATTCCGTCGCAGCCTCCTGCGCGCCGGCCTGCAGCCCATGCCGCCTCCCCCCGCGCGTCTGTGGCTCAAGAAGTGGTCCGGGCTTCGGCGCGTGGCCGATAAGCGGCGGCAGCAGTTCGTGCACTGCGTGTCGGAGCTCCGGGAGGCCGGCATCCGTTGCCGCTGCCTCAACACGGACCGGTTCTGGGACATCAAGTTCGAGAATGGCGTTCTCAAGATCCCGCGCATCCTCATCCACGACGGCACCAAGATGCTATTCCTGAACCTGATCGCGTTCGAGCAGTGCTGCATGGACATCACCACCCCGGGCGGCAACAACATCACCTCCTACGCCATCTTCATGGACAACCTCATCAACTCGGCCGAGGACGTCAAGTACCTACACGACCGCGGCATCATCGAGCACTGGCTCGGCAGCGACGCCGAGGTGGCCGACCTCTTCAACCGGCTCTGCAACGAGGTGGTGTTTGACATCAATGACAGCTACCTCTCCGGGCTGTCAGACCAGGTGAACAGGTACTACGACTACAAGTGGAATACGTGGGTCGCCAGCCTGCAGCACAACTACTTCAGCAACCCGTGGGCGATCGTCTCCGTCGTCGCCGGTGTGTTCCTGCTGCTGCTCACCATGACGCAGACCTTTTACAGCGCCTACAGCTATTACCGGCCGATCCATTGA
- the LOC133888631 gene encoding F-box protein At1g47056-like, which produces MGHSPSSLSKSSTQAGLSSPPRHHRSLSSMAPPPPPPQPPVQMVQVAAGSSSNSFFGAAPPARDYTQDLPDEILTLVFASLSPADRNACSLACARWKEVDAATRHRLSLDARAALGHTAPALFARFTAVTKLALRCARGSGADSLGDDGAAAVAAALPSDRLARLKLRGLRQLSDAGLASLAAAAPALRKLSVASCTFGPKAFVAVLQSCPLLEDLSVKRLRGLPDTAGAATAITEDIVFPPASSLRSVCLKDLYSALCFVPLVASSPNLRSLKILRCSGAWDLPLEVITARAPGLVELHFEKVQVGDRGLAALSACRNLEVLFLVKTPECTDTGIISVAEKCHKLRKLHIDGWRTNRIGDFGLMAVARGCPELQELVLIGVNPTVLSLRMLGEHCRALERLALCGCETVGDTEIICLAERCAALKKLCIKGCPVSDRGMEALNGGCPSLVKVKLKRCRGVSFECVENLKVTRGESFSISLDIVLEHDAGSASENGAQETGQAQITELADHMASMNLPTNAAGAQSSAHTINRMRSVMSAIRRRFGNPPPL; this is translated from the coding sequence ATGGGCCactccccctcctccctctccaaaTCCAGCACCCAAGCCGGCCTCTCCTCCCCGCCGCGCCACCACAGGTCGCTCTCCTCCatggcgccgccgcctccgccacctCAGCCTCCCGTGCAGATGGTGCAGGTCGCTGCGGGGAGCAGCTCCAACTCCTTCTTCGGCGCCGCTCCGCCCGCGCGGGACTACACGCAGGACCTGCCCGACGAGATCCTCACTCTCGTCTTCGCGTCGCTCTCGCCCGCCGACCGCAACGCCTGCTCCCTCGCCTGTGCGCGGTGGAAGGAGGTCGACGCCGCCACGCGCCACCGCCTCTCCCTCGACGCGCGCGCCGCGCTGGGCCACACCGCGCCGGCCCTGTTCGCGCGGTTCACGGCCGTCACCAAGCTTGCGCTCCGCTGCGCGCGGGGATCCGGCGCGGACAGCCTCGGCGACGACGGCGCCgcggcggtggccgccgcgctGCCCTCCGACCGCCTTGCTAGGCTCAAGCTCCGAGGGCTCCGGCAGCTCTCCGACGCGGGGCTcgcctccctcgccgccgccgcaccggcGCTCCGCAAGCTCTCTGTTGCGTCATGCACCTTCGGACCCAAGGCCTTCGTCGCCGTGCTCCAGTCCTGCCCGCTCCTCGAGGACCTCTCGGTCAAGCGCCTCCGCGGCCTCCCTGACACGGCCGGTGCTGCTACCGCCATCACGGAGGACATCGTGTTCCCACCGGCTTCATCTCTGCGTTCGGTTTGCCTCAAGGATCTATATAGCGCCCTGTGCTTTGTGCCGCTTGTAGCGTCCTCACCGAACCTCCGTTCGCTCAAGATATTACGGTGCTCCGGCGCCTGGGACCTGCCATTGGAGGTCATCACTGCGCGTGCTCCTGGACTTGTTGAGCTCCACTTTGAGAAGGTCCAGGTCGGAGACCGTGGCCTTGCTGCACTATCGGCCTGCAGGAACCTGGAGGTGCTGTTCCTTGTGAAGACCCCTGAATGCACTGACACGGGTATCATCAGTGTCGCAGAGAAGTGCCACAAACTCCGCAAACTGCATATTGATGGGTGGCGCACAAACCGAATTGGGGATTTCGGGCTCATGGCTGTGGCAAGAGGGTGTCCAGAGCTGCAGGAGCTTGTCTTGATTGGGGTCAACCCAACAGTGCTAAGCCTCCGGATGCTTGGTGAGCACTGCCGTGCACTGGAGCGGCTTGCTCTTTGTGGGTGTGAAACTGTGGGGGACACTGAGATCATTTGCCTTGCTGAGCGCTGTGCTGCTCTCAAGAAGCTTTGCATCAAGGGATGCCCGGTGTCAGATCGTGGGATGGAAGCACTGAATGGGGGCTGCCCCAGTTTGGTCAAGGTGAAGCTGAAAAGATGCCGCGGAGTGTCATTCGAATGTGTTGAGAATCTGAAGGTGACCAGGGGGGAATCATTTTCGATCAGCTTGGATATTGTGTTGGAGCATGATGCTGGGAGTGCTAGTGAAAATGGTGCCCAGGAGACTGGGCAAGCGCAGATTACGGAGCTGGCCGATCATATGGCATCCATGAACCTTCCGACCAATGCTGCTGGTGCGCAATCGTCGGCTCATACAATTAATAGGATGAGGAGTGTCATGTCAGCAATCCGGCGGAGGTTTGGCAATCCTCCACCGCTGTGA